Part of the Neorhodopirellula lusitana genome is shown below.
GGCCGTGTTGTGTGGCGGTTCCAAAGTGACCGCGATGCAGAATCTGTTGTTTGAGAACACCTCGACGATCGGGATCCGGCGACAAGTGCTTGAACGCACGAAGTTGGTCCGCCGAAGCGTGACCGTGAAGACCGATTACGGCACTGCACGTGGCAAGGTTGTCACGCTGCCCAACGGCAACGAACGCTTCACAATCGAAGACGACGAGGCCAAGCGATTGGCGACTGCGGCCAAGGTCACCACGTCCGAAATTCGCGAAAAGGCTTTGTTGGCCTGGCGTAGCGAATAAGACTTTGTCCTTCGATCACTTCATTTGTTGCAGGGTCAGGTCGTAGATCTCGTTGGCGTCGATGACTTCGGTATTAGACTGGAAGAGTTTGGCGATCGCGGCTTTGTGAGTTCGCATCTTCAAGCCGCCAACGCCAATGGGCCCGTACAGGATTGGCGACCGTTCTTGGTCAGGGTTCAGCGGTTTGGCTTTATCGAATGCTTCGATCCCACCAATGCCAGCGGGAGGCACCGCGTTCAGGTCGATTGCGACCCGCAGTTGACCGAGTTGGTTGAGTTCATCGGCGGACAGTAGCTCCACCCCAGCAGCTCCGCAGGCGATAATGATTTGTGCTCGTTGAAGCAGGTCGACTTTGGCTTCGTCGTCTTCGGGGGCGGCCGCTTCGAGCTTCGCGTCCTGTACTTTCGCTGCGATATCGTTGCAGGCCGCTTCGGCTCGCTTCAGCGTTCGGCTGGTCAGGATCACTTGGGATCCTTGTCGGGCAAGCATTTGCCCGACACGTCGGCCAACCGGACCGGTGCCGCCCAGCACGACGGCGGTCGCGCCGGTCAGAGGCACATGCTTGGATGCGGTCGCGACGGCTGCCGCGGCGGTCGTGTTGCAGCCTGAAGCGTCCAGCATTACGGATACTCGGACCGGTCCAAAGAAAGCTTTCTTAACTGCATCAAAGACCAGTTCGGCTTGATTGACATCGCTGCCGCCAATGAATACGGCCGTACTCTTCAGGTCATCGCCACCACGAGTGAAAATCGCACCATGGATCAAGCTTTCCACGTACGACGGCTCAACGTTTCCGTATTGAAACAGATGCGCAACACCGGCATCGACTGCAACGACACCATCGAATGAGCTGGGGTGAGTATCGACGTCGAGTTGAAGTAAGATTTTGGCGGGCGTGCTGTTGGCGGGCATGGTGATCGGCTTCCGAATGAAACAAACGAAACAGGGAAACGAAAAAAGCTCCGGAGAGTTCTCCGAAGCTTCGTTGGTTTTCAGCTCAGCGGTTTCGATCGGAATCGAAACCGCGTGAGGGAAATGGTCTTACCGAACTGGCGATCTGAAAATTTGTGATGGCTAAAAACTTAGGTGAAACGCCGTGGCTGGACTTACTAAAGTTCAGTTGATCTCGACTCCCGAAGTCGGGCGACTTCAGTTACCCTCGAATTTCCGTGTCACAAACCGTCAAATTAGAAGCCCTTGAATGGGTGAGCCGCGGTGTCTTTCTTGGCAAGCATGTCATCCACGGTTGGTTTACCAGCCATTGCACTCTTTAGCGATTCTTTGGTCGCTTCGTAGTTGTACTTGTAGATCTTTTCGTCGTCTTCGGCGGCGGGGTGAATGAACACACCACAAACGCAAACGAGGTCTTCGCAAAGATCCTTCGGGATGATGCCTTCGCTAACTGCGTCAGCGACTGCTTGTGCGACAGCGGCTTGTGCAGGACCGAACATTTGGACGGCCTGCTTCATGCCTTTGATCGTCACTTTCGTGATCATGACGGTCGAGGGCTTCACGGCGACGTTGGGTTCCAAAACAGCCAACAGGTTGGTGTGGCCTTCGCTTTGGTTTGCCAATGCGTTTGCGAAAGCGGTTCCGACAGGACCGTTCTTGCTGCCGATCATTAGGTCGATGTGAGCGATTTCGTTACCGTCGCCGACCAGGGCTTCACCGATGTGAAAATGCATGACTGGATGCCTCAAGGGAAGAGTGATAGGGTCAATTGAAAACGACCGGTGGGGAACCCGATGTCCTTGCCCCACACTAGGTTGAAACCGAGAGTGATGGGTGGGTCTTGCAACGCGAAACATTAACAAAGTCGAACAATTCCGCCAACCTACCAACTGGATCGACGTCAAACTTGACCTCGCAACCAGCAAATCAGGGACTCAATCGAATTTTGGTCGCGGGGGCTTCGGTCCGTTGGGCAGCCCAGTCGGCCCGGCGAGCGGGCTACTCGGTGTCGGGAATTGACTTGTTCGGTGACACTGACACGCGGGCCGCGTGCGATCACTTCCAGCTTCTGGATGTGACAGGGGATTCCCCCGAAAATGCAGCTGATCAGCAAATTGCCAGCTTTTCAGCTCAGACCGGTGCAGCGGTTATTTCGGTGGGGGGGCTGTCGTTGGGGCCCTATCTGAAGGGAGGTCACCGTCCCCGGTCGAAAGACCCCACTTGGAAGCGACTGCAGCAGTTTTGCCGGCAGACCGGGTTTGAATTCCCTGAAACGTTTAGCGGTTTCGTGGACAACAAGAGTCACGCGATCGGTCAGATCACTTGGGGACGTTGGCTTTTCAAAACGATCGGCTCGACGGGAGGATTGGGAGTGCGCTTCGTCGATGCGGCGACGCTCGTAAGAGATCCTCATGCGTTTGCTGCGAATGGCATTTTTCAACGCTACGTCCCCGGGCGCCGCTACGGAGTCGTCGCACTGGCGAGTGACGATGGCACCGAAATCTTAGGCATCTGCCGAAGTCTTCATCAGCGTTTGGGCGATCGACCTTTTGTCTACGCGGGTTCGGCAGGGCCGATCGCGATTGCAACCGAATCGAAGCCGAGCGATCCCAGCACGGATATCCCGATCCAACGACTGCAACGTTTAGCTTTTCGAGTGGCTGAATCTGAAAACATCCGGGGCCTGTTTAACTTGGACTTCGTTCGCGATACGCAGGGTCGTTGGTGGCTGTTGGAAGTGAATGCCCGTCCGAGTGGTTCGTGTGAAGTGATCGAGCAGGCGGCAATACGCTCTGGCGTTTTGTCAGACGGCCAATCTTTGATCCAGATGCATCTCAATGCGATCAATGGAAACCCACGTGTGATTCCATGGCGAAGCAGTCACGACACTTTGGTCAAACGCATCGTTTATTCCAGTCACGCCGGCTACTTCGTTCGGCCGAGTGAACGATGCGACAGTGCCCAACTGATGGATGTCCCCAGCGATGGGACGCCGATTCAAGCCGGCGCCCCAGTGGCAACCCTATTGTTGCGAACCGAGCGGGGAAGCACGCCCGAAGTTGAGCAAAATGCCCCGTCTATGCGATCGCTCGTGCGGCAAGTGCAAGCCGCGGTGCAACTTGGTTAGCGACTCGCTGTAACCCGCCATGGTTGGTCACCCGGCTTTCAGCTGAGCCGACCTTTTGGCGAGAATGCCTCTACGCTGTTTACGGCAGCACAGGCGACTAGCGGCCGGTTGAAAACCGCAAAGCTAAGGTAGCAGAGACGCTCCTTCGTGCGGTCCGCCAGCTAAGAGCGTTACGTTCGCAAACGCTTTTTGCCGAACGGCACAGGGTCTGTGCCTACTACAAACGAAAATCAACTGGCAACTAGGGCACTTGGCGAAGTTGCAGCGTGTCGATGATTTTATCGTCGGCCAAAGCGTTGGTGATCACTCCTAGCCAGACGCCGGATGGGCACCACTTGTTGTTGCGAAGTCGCTCTAAGGCACCCTGGATGGTCACTTCCGGATCATCCGAAAATTCCATCAGAAATGGTTCCACGCCCCACGGCAAAAGCATTTGCCGAAAGGTGGACTCAACGTCGGTGAACGCAAAAATTGGAACGCCACGGGGACGCAAGGCACCCAGTACGTAGGCCAGGAAACCACTTCTGGTGAAGACCACGATGCCAGACTGGCCCAGGTCTTGAGCGAGGGTTGCCGAGGACCGAAGCATCTTTGCCTTCGGCTCATGCAGTTGAATTCTCTGGTTCAACTGGCTGCTGACCGACGGTTCGATCGTAAGTAGAATGCTTTTGAGTGTTTCAACTGATTCAATCGGGTACGCTCCGGTAGTCGTTTCACCGGATAGCATCACTGCATCGGCTTGTTCACGCACTGCATTGCAGACGTCCGAGATCTCGGCCCGCGTTGGGATTGGCGACTCGATCATCGATTCAAGCAAGTGTGTTGCGATGATGACGGGTTTGCCTTCCGCTTGGCACGCCTGAACGAGTTCGGTTTGCACGAGAGGCAAACGTTGATAGTCGATTTCAATCCCCAGGTCGCCGCGGGCAACCATGACGGCGTCGGCCGCGCGGATGATGGCAAGCATGTTTCGGACACCGGCTTGTTCTTCGATCTTGGCGATGATCCGAGCGGGCGACCCGAGTTCATCCAAGTACGCCCGCAATTCGTCAACGTCGCTGGCCTGACGTACGAAGGACAGGGCAACGAAGTCGATGCCCGCTTCAACGCCAGCTTGTAGATCGAGTTTATCTTTTTCCGTCAGGGCTGGTAAACTGATTTCCACACCCGGCAGATTGATGTGACGACGCGAGCCAATCGATCCTGGTGTCATGACCTCGCAGTCAATCCTGCTAGCACTTTTGCTGAGGACCTTCATTCGCATCAATCCGCTGTCGACCAGTACGGTCGCGCCGACTTCGACGTCGCGTGGCAGGTTGGGATAGTTGACCGTCACCGATGCAACGTCGTCCGTCAGTTCGCTCTCGTTGACGCACAGTCGCAATGTGTCGCCAATTCCCAAGACGAACGGCTGGTCGACTGGTCCGGTGCGGATCTCGGGGCCTTTGACATCAATCATCACGCCGACATGACGATCAATCTCATCGGAAACCTCGCGAACCCGAGCGACGATTTCACGCACCCACTGTCCCGTTCCGTGGGCCATGTTGAGCCGAACAACATCGACACCTGCGTGAATCAGTTCAGTGAGTTTTTCTTTGGAATCCGTAGCGGGACCCAGCGTGGCAATGATTTTGGTATGCCGATACGCCGACATGGCCTGTTTAGCCGGTTCCGATTGATTTGCCGTTGAACTCGCAACTGAAGCAGGGGGGGACTGTGACATAAAGAGCTTCCCGAAAGACGTGAAGTAGGTCCAGGCGAGAAAAACTAGCCGGATTGGATTGTTAACCCTATACCGGTTCTGGCCCAGGGCGACCACGGCGAGGAAGTCGCTCGCTCAGCTATGTGAGAATCGGCTACATGAACCATGCGTAAGTTGAGATTGTCCCCCTTTGTCGTGGGAGGCGGGGTGGCCGACCATCCGCAAGAAGGGAGTTTGAGTGCGAAATGAGATTCCCTAGAGACTGCCCATTTGACAGCATTGGCAACGCCTGTGGAGGAAGGGGACGAGCCCAAGCGGGTTGGGGCCGCGATGGCTGAGTCCGCATAGACCGCTTGCCCCATCGTCGAGATAGGACGATGCTGGTGAGTTGCCGAATCAGTGGGTGGGGTGATCGCTGGTGTGGGCCGCGGCTTGCCGTGGTCCCGTACTGGAGGAAAGTCCGGGCTCCGCAGGGCGGGATGGTCGATAACGTCGACCGGCCGTGAGGTTAGGGAAAGTGCAGCAGAGAGCAAACCGCCGAACGGTTGGTTCATTGAATCAATGCGTGGTAAGGGTGAAACGGTGCGGTAAGAGCGCACCAGCGGGCGGGGTGACTCGTCCGGCTTGGTAAACCCCATCCGGAGCTAGACCAAACAGGATGCATGAAGCGGCCCGCTTCGCTACGACATCCGGGTAGGTTGCGATTGAGGCGGCGAGCAATCGTCGTGCACAGATAAATGGTCACTGGCGTTCGTGTCGAGCTTGCTCGGTGCGACGTTACAAAACCCGGCTTACAAACCCACTTGTTCGGCCTTCTTTTTCATTTTCAGTGGTCCTTATCAGCTCGCTGCCGGCCCGTCGTCAGATGGCGGCCTGCGAGTTGATCTTGGGTAGGCGCGCATGAGCATTTCGTCACAACAAGATCGCTACCTTCGTCAGTCGCAATTCGCACGAATCGGCGAAGACGGTCAACAGCGAATTGAGCAGTCGAGAGTGGCCGTGTTGGGCTGTGGTGCGCTCGGTTCGGTTGCCGCCGAGTTGCTCGCTCGTGCCGGGGTGGGCACGCTTACCTTGATCGATCGCGACCTGGTCGAGTGGAGTAACCTGCAGCGGCAAAGCTTGTACGTCGAAGCCGATGCCATAGCGGCGTCAGCAAAAGCGGAAGCGGCTGCTGGACATTTACGAGCAATCAATTCTTCGATCGACATTCGCGAACACGTGGTCGACATCACACCCGCCAACATTTCGCGACATCTCGCGGATAGTGACTTGGTCATCGATGCAACGGACAATTTCCCGGTTCGCTTGTTGCTAAATGATTGGTCGCTGGAAAAGCAAATACCTTGGGTGCATGGTGGGTGCGTCGGCGCGTCTGGTCAGGTTCGATTATTCACCGGCGATGCCCCTTGCTTCCGATGTTTGTTGCCCAGTGCGCCCGGCCCTGGCGAGACCGAAACCTGTGACACTGCCGGAGTGATCGGTCCGGCGACCCACCTGATCGCAAGTCTGCAGGTGGCCGAAGCGTTGAAATGGCTATCCGGAAACCGCGACGCCGTTAGTCGGTCGGTGCAATCAATCGATCTCTGGCGAAATCAAACCCACGCGATCTCGATTCCCGACGGCGGACGATCGGGATGTATTGCCTGCCAGAAACGGCAATACGACTATTTGTATCCGGCCACCGATCGTGACCAGCAAGCTGAATCGTTGTGTGGCCGCGATGCCGTTCAGATTCACGCTCGTCGACAGGGCGATGCGGACATGCAGATCGATTTTGACAAGATTGCGGTCGTTTGGGAAAAGGTTGCCACGGTTCAACGGACTCGCTTTTTTGTACGACTGCTTTTAAGTGAAGAACAATCAATCACGTTGTTTCGCGATGGACGCGCCGTCGTGAGCGGCGTTCGTGACATCCCACACGCACGCTCGCTTTATGATCGTTATGTCGGCTCATAAGCTGGGATCGCTGCGTCGGTTCATCAGCCAAGCTCACTCAAAGCTTTCTTTTTCACTGGGGAAGCTGCCCTTTTTGACTTCCGCGATGTAATCCGACGCGGCTTGTTCGATCGCTTTGCCCACTTCGGCAAAGTTGCGAGTGAACTTGGGTGTGTACCCCGATGTCATTCCGAGGATGTCATGGGTAACAAGCACTTGGCCCGACACCTTGCCGCCTGCGCCGATTCCGATCGTGGGGACCTTCACTGCCGCGGTAATCGCTTCGGCGGCATCGGTGGAAACGCATTCGATCAAGACCGCGAACGCGCCAGCAGCCTCGGCGGCCTTGGCATCGGCCACCAATTGTTCAATATCACGCTGAACTCGATATCCACCTTCGACATGGATGTTTTGCGGACGAAGTCCAACGTGTGCCATCACGGGAATGCCCGCGGTCACCATCGCTGCGATTCGTCCAGCTTGTTCTGCGCCGCCTTCTAGCTTGATCGCCGAGCACTGGGTTTCTTGCAATACGCGTGCCCCGGCTTCGATGCTGCGATTGATCTCAAGTTGTCCTTCAGGGAACGGCAAGTCCACCACGACCAGGGCACGCTTGGAAGCTCGGCCGACCATTTCGGCGTGGTAGATGATTTGGTCCATCGTCACCGGCAAGGTGGTCTCATGACCCTGCACCACCATCCCAAGTGAATCGCCCACCAGCAACACATCGATGCCCGACCGGTCAAGCAATTGCGCAGTAGGGAAATCGTATGCGGTCAACATCGTGATCGCATCTTCGTTGTCTCGCATCCGCTGAAGGGTGCGAATGGTGATTCGTTTGACGCTCGTCTTGGAAGAATCGCTCATGGGGGACTTGCTGGGTGGGTGATGGAGTGGTCCGTCGATTGCGGCTGGGTTTGCCGGCGTCGGCAAGCATAACGGATCGTCGCTCCATACGAACCCACCACCCCCGTTCCGGTCCCCGTGACTTATCTAAGATCGGGACGCGCTGGCTTTCCTGAAACGTCCTCCTTAGCCCGGACGCACCCTTTGCTCAGGGGGGCGGTTTTGCGAGCCGGCACGTTTTGTGAGCCGGGAACGGTTCCGTCGGCCATCCGTCATCGTTCCGCAACGCTCTCTTTATCGTCCACTCGCTTTCATGGGCTGATTGCAAAGCGGTTTCGCCACGCGGGATTGTTGCGGCTTACCGTCGGAGGAGTACGAACGGTCAAGAGCCGATTTGAAGGTCTGGGGGAACTTGCGTGGGCGTCCTCTTTTTCTCGATGTTGACTCCAGGTTGTACTTTCGCAAGGTGAATTCGATCTGTCCCGTGTCTTTGAAAGGTTGGCTTCGGCGAATGGCCTGGCGAAGTGATTCGTCTTCCTTTTCGCCGGTCGGTCAATTCACGTGTTCAGTCCATCTTGCCATTCGAGGAAGTGGCCAAGGTGCAAGTTTGACGCCTCGCTTTCCACCTCGCCAAAGATGCCCATCGCCTGCGGAATGCGAATACGCATGATGCCGAGGCGTGTGGTTCATTATTATTCAATGCATCAAACGACTCAATACACCTTCCACTCGTGGGGAAAGAACCAGTTGCCAATGGTTGTTCTTCCATTGGTAGGCAATCAAGTCAACGGGATGCTTTTGAAGTCATTCACCAATCGCTCGCTCGAACGCTTCCTGACCGACCTTCTTGTGGAGGGTCTCCAGTCGCCCACTTCCCC
Proteins encoded:
- a CDS encoding NADP-dependent methylenetetrahydromethanopterin/methylenetetrahydrofolate dehydrogenase, whose amino-acid sequence is MPANSTPAKILLQLDVDTHPSSFDGVVAVDAGVAHLFQYGNVEPSYVESLIHGAIFTRGGDDLKSTAVFIGGSDVNQAELVFDAVKKAFFGPVRVSVMLDASGCNTTAAAAVATASKHVPLTGATAVVLGGTGPVGRRVGQMLARQGSQVILTSRTLKRAEAACNDIAAKVQDAKLEAAAPEDDEAKVDLLQRAQIIIACGAAGVELLSADELNQLGQLRVAIDLNAVPPAGIGGIEAFDKAKPLNPDQERSPILYGPIGVGGLKMRTHKAAIAKLFQSNTEVIDANEIYDLTLQQMK
- the fae gene encoding formaldehyde-activating enzyme, which produces MHFHIGEALVGDGNEIAHIDLMIGSKNGPVGTAFANALANQSEGHTNLLAVLEPNVAVKPSTVMITKVTIKGMKQAVQMFGPAQAAVAQAVADAVSEGIIPKDLCEDLVCVCGVFIHPAAEDDEKIYKYNYEATKESLKSAMAGKPTVDDMLAKKDTAAHPFKGF
- a CDS encoding ATP-grasp domain-containing protein, giving the protein MTSQPANQGLNRILVAGASVRWAAQSARRAGYSVSGIDLFGDTDTRAACDHFQLLDVTGDSPENAADQQIASFSAQTGAAVISVGGLSLGPYLKGGHRPRSKDPTWKRLQQFCRQTGFEFPETFSGFVDNKSHAIGQITWGRWLFKTIGSTGGLGVRFVDAATLVRDPHAFAANGIFQRYVPGRRYGVVALASDDGTEILGICRSLHQRLGDRPFVYAGSAGPIAIATESKPSDPSTDIPIQRLQRLAFRVAESENIRGLFNLDFVRDTQGRWWLLEVNARPSGSCEVIEQAAIRSGVLSDGQSLIQMHLNAINGNPRVIPWRSSHDTLVKRIVYSSHAGYFVRPSERCDSAQLMDVPSDGTPIQAGAPVATLLLRTERGSTPEVEQNAPSMRSLVRQVQAAVQLG
- the pyk gene encoding pyruvate kinase; this translates as MSQSPPASVASSTANQSEPAKQAMSAYRHTKIIATLGPATDSKEKLTELIHAGVDVVRLNMAHGTGQWVREIVARVREVSDEIDRHVGVMIDVKGPEIRTGPVDQPFVLGIGDTLRLCVNESELTDDVASVTVNYPNLPRDVEVGATVLVDSGLMRMKVLSKSASRIDCEVMTPGSIGSRRHINLPGVEISLPALTEKDKLDLQAGVEAGIDFVALSFVRQASDVDELRAYLDELGSPARIIAKIEEQAGVRNMLAIIRAADAVMVARGDLGIEIDYQRLPLVQTELVQACQAEGKPVIIATHLLESMIESPIPTRAEISDVCNAVREQADAVMLSGETTTGAYPIESVETLKSILLTIEPSVSSQLNQRIQLHEPKAKMLRSSATLAQDLGQSGIVVFTRSGFLAYVLGALRPRGVPIFAFTDVESTFRQMLLPWGVEPFLMEFSDDPEVTIQGALERLRNNKWCPSGVWLGVITNALADDKIIDTLQLRQVP
- a CDS encoding ThiF family adenylyltransferase; the protein is MSISSQQDRYLRQSQFARIGEDGQQRIEQSRVAVLGCGALGSVAAELLARAGVGTLTLIDRDLVEWSNLQRQSLYVEADAIAASAKAEAAAGHLRAINSSIDIREHVVDITPANISRHLADSDLVIDATDNFPVRLLLNDWSLEKQIPWVHGGCVGASGQVRLFTGDAPCFRCLLPSAPGPGETETCDTAGVIGPATHLIASLQVAEALKWLSGNRDAVSRSVQSIDLWRNQTHAISIPDGGRSGCIACQKRQYDYLYPATDRDQQAESLCGRDAVQIHARRQGDADMQIDFDKIAVVWEKVATVQRTRFFVRLLLSEEQSITLFRDGRAVVSGVRDIPHARSLYDRYVGS
- the panB gene encoding 3-methyl-2-oxobutanoate hydroxymethyltransferase, translated to MSDSSKTSVKRITIRTLQRMRDNEDAITMLTAYDFPTAQLLDRSGIDVLLVGDSLGMVVQGHETTLPVTMDQIIYHAEMVGRASKRALVVVDLPFPEGQLEINRSIEAGARVLQETQCSAIKLEGGAEQAGRIAAMVTAGIPVMAHVGLRPQNIHVEGGYRVQRDIEQLVADAKAAEAAGAFAVLIECVSTDAAEAITAAVKVPTIGIGAGGKVSGQVLVTHDILGMTSGYTPKFTRNFAEVGKAIEQAASDYIAEVKKGSFPSEKESFE